In the genome of Mytilus edulis chromosome 3, xbMytEdul2.2, whole genome shotgun sequence, one region contains:
- the LOC139517327 gene encoding uncharacterized protein, producing MYLLQVAVCFVVIGSVSLVNTATVRWFNQNRHVFENMIYSERQIMKLKYSTDKMYSYNYYYPLGKITKSKTFWTKISKAPSCSVELPWWLNNTRPKRAQCSTCCPTKFSATAPVKIEYKGKSYDVHKPADGWQILFLGKCPARATCNFGQCQPEHDYHTWILIQDPEINTEPKIRFVPVSYPRFCKCVNSS from the exons ATGTATTTGCTACAAGTGGCAGTCTGTTTCGTTGTTATCGGAAGCGTTAGCCTAGTTAATACCGCAACAGTAAGATGGTTTAACCAGAATAGACATGTATttgaaaatatgatatacagcgaGAGGCAAATAATGAAACTCAAGTATAGTACTGATAAGATGTATAGCTATAACTATTATTATCCACTTGGAAAAATAACGAAATCCAAAACTTTCTGGACAAAGATATCAAAAGCACCGTCGTGCTCCGTGGAATTGCCATGGTGGTTAAATAACACACGACCTAAACGAGCTCAGTGTTCAACTTGCTGTCCAAC TAAATTTTCGGCAACAGCTCCGGTAAAAATAGAATACAAAGGTAAATCGTATGACGTTCATAAGCCAGCAGATGGATGGCAGATCTTGTTTCTAGGAAAATGCCC AGCTAGGGCTACCTGTAACTTCGGCCAATGTCAACCAGAACATGATTACCATACGTGGATCCTTATACAAGATCCAGAAATAAACACTGAACCAAAGATAAGATTTGTTCCTGTGTCTTATCCTAGGTTTTGTAAATGTGTAAATAGTTCATGA